GCGGCGGCAGGGCGTATCCCAGAAAGACAAGTCCCAGCCTCTCGATCGCCCTCGCAATGCGCGGCACGTCGAAGGCGTCTTCATGCCGGTGCAGCAGCAGGTCGAACACGCTGGCCAACGTGTAGAAGTCGGGCGATCCCGCCACCAAAGCCGGTGCCTTCTCGATCAGGCGCCGCCGCACCGCGCGCAACAGATCGGCGTCGACGGGCTGCGCCGCCAGATCGGTGATCAGGGTCCGCGCCGCCCGTATCCGCAGCCGCGCCACCGCGCTGTAGACCATCACGCGCATGACGCCGCCGGGCTTGAGCGCGCGCAGGAGCGCCTCCCATCCGGCCTCCGGATCGGGCAGGTGATGGAGCACGCCGCTGCAGATGATGGCGTCAAACCGGGTTTGCAGCGACGCGACGTCGTGAAGATCGAGCGCGAGAAACGTGATATTGCGCAATCCCGCCGCCGCGCAGCGCTCCGCTCCGTAGCGCAGGCTGGCCTCGCTTATGTCGATCGCCGTTATGTCGGCGTCCGGACATTGGCGCGCCCAGATCGCCGCCTCGCGCCCGGTGCCGCAGCCGGCGACCAGGATCTCCGCTCGCAGGGGCGCGCCGCCCGGGCCGCCGGGGTCGAGTTTCTCGAGCAAGCGCGGCAGGATTGTGGTCTTGGAGACCATGATGCGAGACCACGCCGGATACGGCCAGGATTCGTATTGACCCGCGACAGCGCGGGTTGTCGGGTCGGCATGGGCCGGCCGCGCGACGGCGAAAGGCGGCGGCGGCGGCCGGTAGGCGCGCGCGATGTCCGCGTCGCCTTGCGTGCCGAGGCGTTCTTCCTCTTCGGCATCGAAAAGCCAGGCGCCGTCGTTTCGAACGGTCTGCGCCGCCAGCGCCGCGACCGAACGCGGAAACGCGGGCCAGCAATCCGTCAACAGCAGCCAGCGGCGAAGCGCCGTCAGGGAAATTTCGACATCCAGATTCGTGACATGCGTCTCGCGCAGCAACTGCTGGGCCAACAGGTTGGTCTCCAGCCACCGCGCCACATCGGCCGGCGCCGCCGACGCCCGCAGGAGAGGCGTTTCGCGCGAAAGCAGAATCCAACCGGCCGGGCCGATGAACCACGGATCGACCTCCGCGTCGCCCAAGAGGGCATGCAAGGACGACGCCCTGTCCGGCGCGATCAGATCCGGGCTGTCCAGAAGCAGGCGCGCGACGAGCGCCTTCGCCTGCCGATCGTCCGGCGCGGCGTCCAGGAGGGTCCATGCCGCCGCGAGCGCTTCGCCGGCTTGCCCAGCCGCCTCGTGCGCCAGCGCGACGGTCATCGACCGTTCTGCCTCGCGTGGCCGGAAACTCGCGTCGCCGCTTTCCGATATCATGTCAGGCCGCCGCTTCCGCCACGGGATGCAGCGCTTCGCGCCGCACGGGCGCGTGGGACCGCGTCACGACGGCCAGCAGCAGCCCCTCATGCTCCACCACGAAATGCCGTTCGAGAAGAAACCGCACATCGTTGGCCATCGCGCCGTCCAGTCCCTCGGACGGCCGGGGCCGCTCGAAATATTTCAGCACCTCGAACATCCGGCGGGGCAGGACGGTGAGGCCCGCGACGGCGACGCGCCTTGTGTCGGCGATCGCGAGGTCGCCGCCGCCATTGTCCACGACGCGCAACGCCGGCAGGCGATCCATCCGCGACCATTGATGCTTCCACACCCCGATCGCCAGTTGCAGCCTGGCGAGCGTGTCCTTGTCCTCCAGCAGCGGCGTCGAATAGCTGCCGGTGAAATGATAGGCGATGTCGGCCAGCGGCGCGTCGGCGGGATAAAGCCCCTCATAGCCCCGGACCGGCGCGATGCTTTCGATGCCGAACTGCTCCGGCGTGTTGTGATAGGGGCTGAAGCGATCGACGATGATCCGGTTCAGGCCGGACGGCGGCTGGAGATGCTCGATCTTCGGCATCAGCCGCAGCACCGATTCATAGTCTTCGAGGCTTTCGCCCGGCAGCCCGTACAGATAGTTCCACGCCACCCGTGTCCCCATCGACTTGCAGGAGCGCAGCAGGGAAAGGTTCTGCAGCCCCGACACGCCCTTGCGCATCAGCTTCAGGACATTCGAGGACAGCGATTCGATGCCGGGCTGGATCGCGTCGATGCCGGCCTTCGCCATGGCCTGGATCTGCTCGTCGCGCAGATTGGCCTTCACCTCGTAGAACAGCCTCGGGCGTTCCGGCCAGGCCGCGAGCGCCGGCAGCAGCGTCTTGAAATAGCCGAGCGGCATGATGTTGTCCGCCAGGAAGAACCGCTTGGCGTCCCAGGCCGACGTCAGCGTCCGGATCTCGTCCAGCACGCGGCCGGCGGGCTTCTGGCGGAATTCCATGCCCTCGCCGTTCAGGCCGCAGAACGTGCAGTGATGCTTCTCGCCCCACCAGCAGCCGCGCGAGCTCTCCATGGTGAGAAACTCCGGAAGCTCCGGCGGCAAGAGCCCATCGCGCTGGAATTGGCGCAGCGCCGAAAAATAGTCGGAAAAGTCCGGCGCGAAGACGCGGGTGAAATCGTCGATCGGCGCGCATTTGACGAGCCTCTCTTGCGGCCTGACGTTGTCGCGCACCAGGCGCTCGCAGAAATCCGGAAATTCGAAATCGGCTTCGCCGACGAAGAGATGATCGATCCAGGGGAAGACGCCCGCCAGGCCCGTGCCCATCGGGCCGGCGACATTGGCTCCGCCCATGACGACGACGATATGCGGCGCCGCCTGCTTGACCAGGAGCGCCAGCCCCGCCGCCGCGAGATTCTGCTGGAAGGTGGAAGAGATGCCGAGAATGCGCGGATTGAGCGCGACGATGCGGCGCGCCAGCGCCTCCTGATAGGGACCGATGGCGGGCGCCAGCCGGTCGCGCAGGTCCCGAAGCTCTTTAGGAAGCCGGGCCGGCCGCGCCAGCGGGCGCTCCGGCGTCTCGGGATAGGCATGTGGCAGAAAGAGATGTTCGCCCAGAAGCAGGCTCATCGGCGAATCGCACACCGCCTTGTAGGCCTCGTAGCCGATCCGCGAGGCCAGCAGCATGCTGCCATACAGAAGCTCGGTCCGAAGGCCGCGCGCGCGGCATGCCGCGGCAAGCACCGAGGGGCCGAGCGCCGGAAAATTGATCGCGTCGAAGGGCGGGACAACGAGGCAGACGTCCGGCCGGTCTTCGTCTTCAAGGGGCATGGAGCCTCCAAACCGGCGGATGCCCGGCGGGACCGGTTTGTATTTATCCGGACAACAGATCACTGATGCACGCCCCAGTTTTTCTATATTGCAGCAAAATACATAAATACTCCAATGGCCGTCGAAAGTGATCGCGGCCGTCAAAGTTCCCTTTGTCCGGCCGCCGACATAGCCGAGGTCGTGCTATGCATAGTGCCCGCGATAAGGCTTTATGGCGGCGCGGCCTTGATTTGCGCGCTGCGAGACGATTTCCAGGGACGATGATCTCTTAGGGGTGGGTTCATGAACGCCGATCTGCTGACCATTACCGCCGCGGTGGCGCGCCGGCCCGGCGAGCCCTTCAGCATCGAGCAATTGAAGCTCGAGCCGCCCCGGCCGGACGAGGTCCTGGTCCGGATCGTCGCCGCCGGCATGTGCCACACCGATCTGAAGACCAAGGACGGCCCGCACATGCCGCATCCGATGGTGCTGGGGCACGAGGGCGCCGGCGTGGTGGAGCGGGTCGGCTCCGCGGTGCACAAGCTCCAGCCAGGCGATCCGGTGGTCCTCACCTTCATGTCTTGCGGCCGTTGTTCCCGCTGCCTGCGCGGCGAGCCCGCCTATTGCGAGTTGATCATGCCGCTCTGCTTCGGCGGCGCGCGCGAAGACGGCTCGACCGCGACGCATGGCGCGGACGGCCCCATCCACGACCATTTCTTTGGCCAGTCGTCCTTCGCGACCTATGCCCTGGCGAGCGAGCGCAACGCGATCAAGGTTCCCAAGGACGCGCCGCTGGAATTGCTGGGGCCGTTCGGCTGCGGCCTGCCGACGGGTGCCGGCGCGGTGATCAACGCGCTCAAGGTCGGGGTCGGCCAAAGCCTGGCGGTGTTCGGCGCCGGCGCGGTCGGCATGGCCGCGATCATGGCCGCCCGGATCGTCGGCGCGACGACGATCGTCGCGGTCGATCTGTTCGACAGCCGGCTGGACCTGGCGCGCGAGCTCGGCGCGACGGATGTCGTGAGCGGCCGCGCGCCTGATCAGGTCGCGCAGATCATGGCCGCGACATCGGGGAAGGGCGTGGATTTCGCGCTGGACGCCACGGGCACGGACAAGGTCATGGCCACGGCGATGCAGGTCCTGGCTCATCGCGGCACCTGCGGCTTCGTCGGCGGCGCGGCGCCGGGCGCGACCACGGCGGTCGATCTCGGCTGGCTGATGACCGGCGGCCGCACGCTGCGCGGCATCCTCGAAGGCGACGCGGTGCCGGACCAATTCATCCCCGCGCTCATCGAGCTGCACCGCCAGGGCCGCTTTCCCTTCGAGAAGCTGGTGAAGGTCTACGAGCTGAACGACATCAACCGGGCCGCGCATGACAGCGAGAGCGGCAAGGTCATCAAGCCGGTGATCCGCATGCCGGCCTGACGCATCAACCGCCGCGCGCCTTCACGCGCGCGCGGAAGGCATGCAAGAGCGGCTCGGTATAGCCATTGGGCTGGCCGACGCCCTCGAACACCAGCGCGCGCGCCGCCTGGAACGCGAGGCTCTCGCTCTCATGCCCCGCCATCGGCCGATAGGCCGGATCGCCTGCGTTCTGCCCATCGACCTTGGCCGCCATGCGCCGCAGCGCCGCCTCGACCTCCTCAGCCGTGCACACGCCGTGCAGCAGCCAGTTGGCCATATGCTGGGACGAGATGCGCAGCGTCGCGCGATCCTCCATCAGCCCGACATCGTGGATGTCCGGCACCTTGGAGCAGCCGATCCCCTGGTCCACCCAGCGCACGACATAGCCGAGGATGCCCTGCGCGTTGTTGTCGAGTTCCTCACGGATCTCCGCCGCCGGCCAGTTGCGCCCCGGCGCGACGGGAATCTTCAGAAGGTCGTCGAGCGGCGGAACGGCCTCGCTGGCGATCTCCTTCTGCCGGGCGAAAACATCGACCTGGTGATAGTGCAGGGCATGCAGCGTCGCCGCCGTCGGGCTCGGTACCCAGGCGGTGTTCGCGCCGGCGCGCGGATGGCCGATCTTCTGCTCCAGCATGTCGGCCATGCGGTCCGGCGCCGCCCACATCCCCTTGCCGATCTGCGCCTTGCCCGCGAGGCCGCAGGCCAGGCCGATCCGCACATTGCGGTCCTCATAGGCCTGGATCCAGGTCTCGCTGCGCATCTGTCCCTTGCGCACCATCGCGCCGGCGCGCATCGAGGTATGGATTTCGTCGCCCGTGCGGTCGAGGAATCCGGTGTTGATGAACACCAGCCGGCCTTTGACCGCTTCGATGCATGCCGCGAGGTTCGCGGAGGTCCGCCGCTCCTCGTCCATCACGCCGACCTTCACCGTATGAGGCTCGAGCCCCAAGAGGTCCTCCACGGCATCGAACAGATCGTTCGTGAACGCCGCTTCCTGCGGCCCATGCATCTTCGGCTTGACGATGTAGATGGAGCCGGCGCGGCTGCTCCTGTGACGGCCAAGGCCTTTGACATCGAAGAGCCCGACCAGGCTGGTGACGATGGCATCGAGGATGCCTTCCGGCGCCTCGCTGCCATCGGCCAGCAGCACGGCCGGCGTGGTCATCAGATGGCCGACATTGCGCACGAACAGCAGCGAACGGCCCGGCAAGGTGAGCGTCCCGCCGCTTGGCGCCGCGAACACCCGGTCGGGATGGAGCGTGCGGGTCATCGCCCGCCCGCCCTTGTCGAAGCTGGCCTCCAGGTCGCCGCGCATCACGCCCAGCCAATTGGCATAAGCCGCGACCTTGTCGTCCGCATCGACCGCCGCGATGGAATCCTCCAGATCGACGATGGTCGTCAGCGCCGATTCCAGAACCACATCCGCCACGCCGGCGCGATCGGTCTTGCCGATGGGATGCGCACGATCCAGCAGCAGCTCGATATGCAGGCCGTTGTGCTTGAGCAGGATGGATGCCGGGTTCGCCGGATCGCCGCTATAGCCGGCCAGCGCCGCCGGGTCTTTCAGCGCGGGCCGTAATGCGCCGCCTTCAATGGTGTAACCGGTCGCGGCGGTATGGCTCCCCGTAGCGAGCGGAACCGCCGCATCGAGAAATTCCTTGGCCCGCGCGATCACCAGCGCCCCGCGCTCCGGATCATAGCTGCCGGATTTGCGCGGGCCCGCAAGGGCGTCGGTCCCGTACAGCGCGTCATAGAGACTGCCCCAGCGCGCGTTGACCGCATTGAGCAAAAAGCGCGCGTTCAGCACCGGCACGACCAGTTGCGGTCCGGCCAGCCGCGCCACCTCGTCATCGACCTTGACCGATGTGATCGCGAAGGGCCGGGGCTCCTCGACCAGATAGCCGATGTCGCGCAGAAAGGTCTGGTACTCCGCAGCATCGAACGCCCGGTCGCGGCGCGCCTCGTGCCAGGCGTCTATCGTCCGCTGCAGCTCGTCGCGCTTCGCAAGAAGCGCCCGGTTGAGCGGAGCGAAGCGCGCGAAGATCGCCGCCACACCACTCCAGAACCTGTCCGGTTCGAGGCCGGTCGCCGGCAGAACCTGGTCTTCGATCAACCGCACCAGCGGCGCGGCGACGCCAAGGCCGGCTTTGTCCAACATCTCGGTCATGATCTTGCTGCCTTAAATGTGGATGGCGTGCCCGAGCGCGCGCAGGGCGGATTCGTGGAACGCCTCGCCCAGCGTCGGATGGACATGGATCGCGCCGGCAATGTCCTCCAGCACCGCGCCCATCTCCAGCGCGAGGGAGAACTCGTTCGACAACTCGCTGACATGCGCTCCGACCGCCTGGATGCCGAGCACGCGATGATCCGACTTGCGGGCCAGAATGCGCACGAAGCCGCCATTGTCGCCGCCGTCCATCGACAGCGCCCGTCCGTTCGCCATGAACGGGAACACGGCGGTGATCACGTCCTCTTCGCCCGCCTCGTGCGGACTCATCCCGGCGCTGACGATCTCCGGCTCGGTGAAGCAGACGGCCGCGATAGTGACGGGATCGAAGCGGCGCTTATGCCCGGCGATGATCTCGGCGACCATCTCGCCCTGCGTGGCGGCCTTGTGCTCCAGCATCGGCTCGCCGACGAGGTCGCCCACCGCCCACACGTTCTTCATCGCCGTGCGGCACTGGTCGTCCACTTTGACGAAACGGCCGTCCAGATCGACCGCCATGTTCTCCAGCCCCCAGCCTTCGGTCGCTGGCCGGCGCCCCACCGTTACGAGAATATTGTCCGCCGCGATATCGACGGTGCCGCCGTCCTTCAGCTCCGCCGCAAGGCCGGCGTCGCCGAGACCCTTCGCCTTGGCGCCGAGATGCAACGTGACGCCGTTCTTCTCCAGCCATTTGGCGACGGGCGCGACAAGCTGCGCGTCATAGAGCGGCAGGATGCGGTCCAGCGCCTCGACCACCGTGACCTCCACGCCCAGCTTGCGAAACGCGATGCCAAGCTCCAGCCCGATATAGCCGGCGCCGACCACCGCCAGCTTCTTCGGCAGCACGGGCAGCGACAGCGCCTGCGTCGACGAGATCACCTTGCCGCCGAATTTCAGGAACGGCAGCTCCACCGGCACCGAGCCGTTGGCAAGGATGACATGCTCGGCCGCGATCGTGACCTCGCCGTCCCTGGTCTTCACCGTGCAGGTCTTGGCGTCGGAGAAATTCGCCCAGCCCTCGACCACCCGCACCTTGGCGCGCTTGAGCAGCCCGGCCACGCCGGTGTTGAGCCGCTTCACCACGCCGTCTTTCCACTTCACGGTCTCGGCGAAATCGATGGCCGGCGCGCTGGCGAGCGAGATGCCGTTCAGCGGCGCCTTTGCCGCATGCGCCATCGCCTCGAACTCCCCCGCGACATGGATGATCGCCTTGGAAGGAATACAGCCGACATTGAGGCATGTCCCGCCCAGCCGCTCCGCCTCCACCAGCACGGTGTCGAGGCCGAGCTGGCCGCAACGGATGCCGGCGACATAGCCGCCCGGCCCGCCGCCCACGATGAGGACCTTGGTGGTGATCTTCTCGGTCATCGCTCAATCCATGAACAGCGTGGCGGGGTGTTCCAGCAGCGCCTTGATCTTCTGGATGAACTCCGCCGCGTCGAAGCCGTCGACCACGCGGTGGTCGAAGGACGAGGACAGGTTCATCATCTTGCGCACCACGATCTGGCCGCCGCGCACGACGGGGCGCTCGATGATCGCGTTCGGCCCGATGATGCCGACCTCCGGATAGTTGATGACCGGCGTGGTCGCCACGCCACCCAGCGCGCCCAAGCTGGTGATGGTGATGGTCGAGCCGGTGAGTTCTTCCTTCGACGCCTTGTTCTCGCGCGCCGCGGCGGAGACCCGCGCGACTTCGAGCGCGCTGTCCCAAACGTCGCGCGCTTCGGCATGGCGGACCACGGGCACGATCAGCCCGTTCGCGGTCTGCGTCGCGATGCCGATATGGACGGCCGCGTGGCGGTGCACCACGCCGGCCTCGTCGTCGAACCGCGCATTGATCTGCGGATAGGCCGGCAGCACTTTCACCAGCGCCCGCATCAGGAACGGCAGCACGTTCAGCTTCGGCTGGTCGTCGCGCTTGGTCTTGTTCAGATGCGCGCGCAAATCCTCCAGTTCCGTCATGTCGATTTCCTCGACATAGGCGAAATGCGGAATGCGCCGCTTGGAATTCTGCATGCTCTCGGCGATGCGGCGGCGCAGGCCGATGACCTTCACCTCCTCGACGCCCTCGCGCAGCGCGTAAGACGTGCCGCCGCCGCGCGCCGCGACGCGCCCGCCCGCGGCGATATAGGCGTCCAGGTCCTCATGGGTGATGCGGCCGGCCGGTCCCGTGCCCGGCACCAGCCGCAGATCGACGCCGCGGTCGCGGGCGCGCTGGCGCACCGCCGGCGCGGCGAGCGGCCTGTCGCCTTCCTCCAGCACGAAGGTGGCCGGATGCACGGCCTCGCGCGCGACGGGTTTCGCCGCGACCTTTTCCGGTTTCGGCGCCGCCGGCGCGGCGACCGGCTTCGCGATGGCCTCGGCCTTCTTCTGTGGCGCCGCCTGGCTGTTGCCCTTGGCGTTTCCCGCGCCCTCGACTTCGAGCTCGACCAGCGGCGATCCGACCGACGCCATCTGGCCCGGCTCGCCGTGCAGCGCGACGACCTTGCCGGTGACCGGCGAGGTCATCTCGACTGTCGCCTTGTCG
Above is a window of Rhizomicrobium sp. DNA encoding:
- a CDS encoding class I SAM-dependent methyltransferase, translating into MTVALAHEAAGQAGEALAAAWTLLDAAPDDRQAKALVARLLLDSPDLIAPDRASSLHALLGDAEVDPWFIGPAGWILLSRETPLLRASAAPADVARWLETNLLAQQLLRETHVTNLDVEISLTALRRWLLLTDCWPAFPRSVAALAAQTVRNDGAWLFDAEEEERLGTQGDADIARAYRPPPPPFAVARPAHADPTTRAVAGQYESWPYPAWSRIMVSKTTILPRLLEKLDPGGPGGAPLRAEILVAGCGTGREAAIWARQCPDADITAIDISEASLRYGAERCAAAGLRNITFLALDLHDVASLQTRFDAIICSGVLHHLPDPEAGWEALLRALKPGGVMRVMVYSAVARLRIRAARTLITDLAAQPVDADLLRAVRRRLIEKAPALVAGSPDFYTLASVFDLLLHRHEDAFDVPRIARAIERLGLVFLGYALPPRRRAARFRAGTPIGTLYRDIAAWGRLERDDPFLFSQMYDFWCRKPLS
- a CDS encoding RiPP maturation radical SAM C-methyltransferase yields the protein MPLEDEDRPDVCLVVPPFDAINFPALGPSVLAAACRARGLRTELLYGSMLLASRIGYEAYKAVCDSPMSLLLGEHLFLPHAYPETPERPLARPARLPKELRDLRDRLAPAIGPYQEALARRIVALNPRILGISSTFQQNLAAAGLALLVKQAAPHIVVVMGGANVAGPMGTGLAGVFPWIDHLFVGEADFEFPDFCERLVRDNVRPQERLVKCAPIDDFTRVFAPDFSDYFSALRQFQRDGLLPPELPEFLTMESSRGCWWGEKHHCTFCGLNGEGMEFRQKPAGRVLDEIRTLTSAWDAKRFFLADNIMPLGYFKTLLPALAAWPERPRLFYEVKANLRDEQIQAMAKAGIDAIQPGIESLSSNVLKLMRKGVSGLQNLSLLRSCKSMGTRVAWNYLYGLPGESLEDYESVLRLMPKIEHLQPPSGLNRIIVDRFSPYHNTPEQFGIESIAPVRGYEGLYPADAPLADIAYHFTGSYSTPLLEDKDTLARLQLAIGVWKHQWSRMDRLPALRVVDNGGGDLAIADTRRVAVAGLTVLPRRMFEVLKYFERPRPSEGLDGAMANDVRFLLERHFVVEHEGLLLAVVTRSHAPVRREALHPVAEAAA
- a CDS encoding NAD(P)-dependent alcohol dehydrogenase — encoded protein: MNADLLTITAAVARRPGEPFSIEQLKLEPPRPDEVLVRIVAAGMCHTDLKTKDGPHMPHPMVLGHEGAGVVERVGSAVHKLQPGDPVVLTFMSCGRCSRCLRGEPAYCELIMPLCFGGAREDGSTATHGADGPIHDHFFGQSSFATYALASERNAIKVPKDAPLELLGPFGCGLPTGAGAVINALKVGVGQSLAVFGAGAVGMAAIMAARIVGATTIVAVDLFDSRLDLARELGATDVVSGRAPDQVAQIMAATSGKGVDFALDATGTDKVMATAMQVLAHRGTCGFVGGAAPGATTAVDLGWLMTGGRTLRGILEGDAVPDQFIPALIELHRQGRFPFEKLVKVYELNDINRAAHDSESGKVIKPVIRMPA
- a CDS encoding malate synthase G translates to MTEMLDKAGLGVAAPLVRLIEDQVLPATGLEPDRFWSGVAAIFARFAPLNRALLAKRDELQRTIDAWHEARRDRAFDAAEYQTFLRDIGYLVEEPRPFAITSVKVDDEVARLAGPQLVVPVLNARFLLNAVNARWGSLYDALYGTDALAGPRKSGSYDPERGALVIARAKEFLDAAVPLATGSHTAATGYTIEGGALRPALKDPAALAGYSGDPANPASILLKHNGLHIELLLDRAHPIGKTDRAGVADVVLESALTTIVDLEDSIAAVDADDKVAAYANWLGVMRGDLEASFDKGGRAMTRTLHPDRVFAAPSGGTLTLPGRSLLFVRNVGHLMTTPAVLLADGSEAPEGILDAIVTSLVGLFDVKGLGRHRSSRAGSIYIVKPKMHGPQEAAFTNDLFDAVEDLLGLEPHTVKVGVMDEERRTSANLAACIEAVKGRLVFINTGFLDRTGDEIHTSMRAGAMVRKGQMRSETWIQAYEDRNVRIGLACGLAGKAQIGKGMWAAPDRMADMLEQKIGHPRAGANTAWVPSPTAATLHALHYHQVDVFARQKEIASEAVPPLDDLLKIPVAPGRNWPAAEIREELDNNAQGILGYVVRWVDQGIGCSKVPDIHDVGLMEDRATLRISSQHMANWLLHGVCTAEEVEAALRRMAAKVDGQNAGDPAYRPMAGHESESLAFQAARALVFEGVGQPNGYTEPLLHAFRARVKARGG
- the lpdA gene encoding dihydrolipoyl dehydrogenase, which produces MTEKITTKVLIVGGGPGGYVAGIRCGQLGLDTVLVEAERLGGTCLNVGCIPSKAIIHVAGEFEAMAHAAKAPLNGISLASAPAIDFAETVKWKDGVVKRLNTGVAGLLKRAKVRVVEGWANFSDAKTCTVKTRDGEVTIAAEHVILANGSVPVELPFLKFGGKVISSTQALSLPVLPKKLAVVGAGYIGLELGIAFRKLGVEVTVVEALDRILPLYDAQLVAPVAKWLEKNGVTLHLGAKAKGLGDAGLAAELKDGGTVDIAADNILVTVGRRPATEGWGLENMAVDLDGRFVKVDDQCRTAMKNVWAVGDLVGEPMLEHKAATQGEMVAEIIAGHKRRFDPVTIAAVCFTEPEIVSAGMSPHEAGEEDVITAVFPFMANGRALSMDGGDNGGFVRILARKSDHRVLGIQAVGAHVSELSNEFSLALEMGAVLEDIAGAIHVHPTLGEAFHESALRALGHAIHI
- a CDS encoding dihydrolipoamide acetyltransferase family protein — translated: MGRYVFKLPDVGEGTAEAEIVAWHVKVGDEIHEDQNMVDVMTDKATVEMTSPVTGKVVALHGEPGQMASVGSPLVELEVEGAGNAKGNSQAAPQKKAEAIAKPVAAPAAPKPEKVAAKPVAREAVHPATFVLEEGDRPLAAPAVRQRARDRGVDLRLVPGTGPAGRITHEDLDAYIAAGGRVAARGGGTSYALREGVEEVKVIGLRRRIAESMQNSKRRIPHFAYVEEIDMTELEDLRAHLNKTKRDDQPKLNVLPFLMRALVKVLPAYPQINARFDDEAGVVHRHAAVHIGIATQTANGLIVPVVRHAEARDVWDSALEVARVSAAARENKASKEELTGSTITITSLGALGGVATTPVINYPEVGIIGPNAIIERPVVRGGQIVVRKMMNLSSSFDHRVVDGFDAAEFIQKIKALLEHPATLFMD